In Thermococcus camini, a genomic segment contains:
- a CDS encoding type II toxin-antitoxin system VapC family toxin codes for MVIDASVLAKYVLLEPGWERIEELLLKDVVSLDYALAEVSNALWKHHVLYGRISREEFEKRVLVVDAVPNVVILESGLQYLHHAKSIALEHRITVYDALYIAQALKYGELATSDKEQGKIAEKLGVEVTYL; via the coding sequence ATGGTAATTGATGCCTCTGTCCTAGCCAAATACGTTCTCCTCGAACCTGGCTGGGAACGGATCGAGGAGCTACTCCTGAAAGATGTCGTCTCGCTTGACTACGCCTTGGCTGAGGTTTCAAACGCCCTCTGGAAACATCACGTCCTCTACGGAAGAATCTCACGGGAGGAATTCGAAAAACGGGTGCTTGTGGTTGACGCAGTACCTAATGTGGTCATTCTGGAAAGTGGACTACAGTATCTTCATCACGCGAAGAGCATAGCCTTGGAGCACAGAATCACCGTTTATGACGCCCTCTACATCGCTCAGGCCCTGAAGTATGGCGAACTTGCCACCAGTGACAAAGAGCAGGGAAAAATAGCGGAGAAACTCGGCGTTGAGGTAACCTACCTCTAA